Proteins from a genomic interval of Liolophura sinensis isolate JHLJ2023 chromosome 3, CUHK_Ljap_v2, whole genome shotgun sequence:
- the LOC135463729 gene encoding aquaporin AQPAe.a-like: MCFDDRIGCRTSSANSSDRFHFRFSHCRNDPSRRSRVWRPHKPCCVCSHAISLSISPLKALFYVVSQITGAICGAAILYGITPPSARGNLGVNNIDSSLTPAQGFAMELMLTFILLSVIYGTTDSNRVGYGSVSLSIGLAVALAHLAAIPYTGASMNPARSFGPAVIMRSWDNHWVYWVGPIAGGALASVIYKYVISPYRGIKSVDQAIREMLEDQRDLPVPPDFHVVVSPGLAVGNGNAKIETGTYRQMGSTNQGFEMTEKAD; this comes from the exons ATCGCTTTCACTTTCGGTTTAGCCATTGCCGCAATGATCCAAGCCGTCGGTCACGTGTCTGGAGGCCACATAAACCCTGCTGTGTCTGTAGCCATGCGATATCACTCAGTATCAGTCCGCTAAAAGCCTTGTTTTACGTCGTCTCCCAGATAACAGGGGCTATTTGTGGCGCTGCTATTTTGTATGG TATAACCCCACCAAGCGCACGTGGTAACCTTGGAGTAAACAACATCGACTCGTCGTTGACACCTGCTCAGGGTTTCGCCATGGAGCTGATGCTGACCTTTATCTTGCTGTCTGTGATATATGGGACGACGGACTCTAACCGTGTAGGGTACGGGAGTGTGTCCCTCTCCATCGGACTCGCCGTTGCTTTAGCCCATTTGGCTgcg ATTCCTTATACTGGGGCCAGTATGAACCCAGCACGATCCTTCGGCCCTGCCGTCATCATGCGCAGTTGGGACAATCACtgg GTGTACTGGGTTGGTCCAATCGCTGGCGGGGCTCTTGCTTCTGTAATCTATAAATATGTCATCTCCCCTTACCGCGGTATCAAGAGTGTGGATCAAGCCATCAGAGAAATGC ttgaggATCAGAGAGACCTGCCCGTTCCACCTGACTTCCACGTGGTTGTCTCCCCTGGTTTAGCGGTCGGTAATGGCAACGCGAAGATCGAGACAGGCACGTATCGGCAGATGGGTTCAACCAATCAGGGCTTCGAGATGACGGAGAAAGCGGATTGA